TGAGTCGGACGAGGAGCCCGTCTACCGCATGTGGGACGTCTACGAGAACATCGGGATCTGGTCCTCGGACTATCCGCACCACGACGCCGAGGACGCGTGGGAAGCGCTCGAGCTGATGGAACGGCACAAGGTGCCGTCGGACGTCGAGGCAAAGCTCCTCGGGGAGAACGCCCGGCGGCTCTACGGGATCGACCCCGTGCTCGTGGTTAAAGAGCGGATTGACGCGTACGAGCCCGCGAAGCTTCCGTGGTAGTTGCGCGCGCCCGTAGCCTCTGCCCGGGCTTGAGAAGGGCTCAATTACCACCTAATGGGCGAGATAGAATCGGCGCTGGCGGCGATGGCTCGTGCTCGTGGCGTGGGCGAAAGTATCGCCAACCGGGACGTTCAAAGCTATGCCGCCTGGGGGAGCGGGGTAATCTACGCGCTCGCGGGAGAGTGGGAAGCCGGCGTTGACGCGTGCCGGCGAGGCGTGGAGCTATCCCCGGATCCGCTCACGCGCGCTCTCGCGTCGGCCTCTTTGGGTTACGCCTATCTGGAAAAGGGCGAGGCGAGTCAGGCGATTCCGCTGCTCGAGCAGGCCGTGCAGCGAATGAGCCAGTTTCGATGGCGACAGCTCCAGGGCTGGTTCGCCGCCTGTCTGAGCGAAGCCTTCCGCTTGAACGGCCAAATCGACAAGGCCCGAGAGCTGGCCCTACAGGGTTTGGGAATTGGTCGCGACGCCGGGTTTGGGTATGCGGTCGGGCTCTCCCAGCGAGCTCTGGGACGAATCGCCCAAGCGCGCAGCGCCTTCCCCGAGGCGGAATCCTATCTCAACGAAGCTCTCCAGACCTTTGGCTCTATGCAGGCGCGACTGGAGGCAGGACGGACACATTTGGCCCTGGCCGAACTCGGCCACGCGCGTGGAGACCGGGAAGCGCTTGCGTCACATCTCAAAGAAGCCCATCAGCAGTTCAAGGTGCTGCGGGTCCCTAAGCATGTGGAGCGAACCGAGCAGCTCGCCCGGAAATTGGGAGTATCCCTCTCGTCGGAAGGCTGAGAAAGAGCGTTCTGGCAGGCCTTGTAAGGCGGGTTCTGTGCTCGCTGGAACTCCTGGAAAACAAAAAGAAAAGCACCAGAGAAGGCCTGTAAGCCGGGTTCTGGACCCCGGACGGTTTCCTCGCCCGGGGCGATGGTCATTTCTCTAGGATGCCGGTTGCCCGACACCTCCAGCGGCCTAACCCGAGGGCACCGGACGGGCCATCCTTCTCCCTTGCGGGAATCGCCCTCCTATTTGGCCTTGCACCGGGTGGGGTTTGCCGAGCCAGCCCGGTCACCCGGGCTGCTGGTGAGCTCTTACCTCACCGTTTCACCCTTACCGTCTCGCGACGGCGGTCTGTTCTCTGTGGCACTGTCCGTGGGGTCGCCCCCCCTGGGCGTTGCCCAGCACCCTGCCCTGCGGAGCCCGGACTTTCCTCCCGCCACGAGTGTGTGGCCGGCGACCATCCGGCCTTCTCTGGTGCCAGTCAAAGAGCGCACGTAAAGCGCCTCTATTGTATCACCGGGCCTGCCCGCGCGCCGCGCGGCGGCAGCCGGCGAAGGCGAGGCGTCTCCTACGCCGGGCAGCGGCGGGCTTCCCTCAGCGCGATCCTGAGCCCGCTCGCCACGATCACGGCCGCCCCGCCCCACGTCCAGAGGCTCGGCACGTCGCCGAACAGCAGGTAGCCCGCCACGGCGGCCCACACGAGCTGGATGTAGTGGAATGGCGAGATCGTCGAGGCGGGCCCCCGGACGAAGGCGCGCGCCACGCAGTAATGCCCCAGCCCGCCGAGGACGCCGAGGGCCGAGAGGATCAGCCAGTGCACCAGGCGCTCCGGCGTCTTCCAGAAGAACGGCACGATGGCGGTAAACACCGCCGTGCCGACGAGGGCACTGTACGCGACGCTGGTCTCCGGCGTGTCGAAGCCCGCCACATAGCGGGTGAGGAGCTGGTAGCCGGCGTAGCACGCCGCGCTCCCCAGGACCAGGAGGGCGTAGGGATTCGCCGCCTCGCTGCCCGGACGGAGGATGATGAGCGCGCCGCCGAACCCGGCGCCGATCGCGACCCAGTGACCGAGGCTCACGCGCTCGCCGAGCGCCGGCCCGGCCAGCGCGGCAACGATGATGGGCGCCGTAAACGATACGGCCGTCGCATCGGCCAGCGGCACGTAGGCGAGGGCCGTGAAGAAGAAGCTGGTCGAGGAGATCAGCAGGAGCGACCGGGCCAGCTGCAGAAGCGGTTTATGGGTTTCGAACAGGCGCCACCCGCCATGGCCGGGAGCAAAGATCGCCGTGATGAAGAGGAAGTGCCCAAGGTTCCGCGCCCAGATCAGCTCGACCGTGGGGAGGTGGGCGCTCAACGACTTGACGCCGGCGTTCATCGTCACGAAGAGCACGGTGGCGCCCCCCATGAACAGAATTCCGCCAACCATGCCGGGCGAGGTGAGGGAGTGGCGAAGGTGGGGTCAGGTCTGGGCCAGGCGGGCCTGGTTGGCGAGCCGGTCTGCCGCGCGGTTCGCCTCGCGGGGGACGTGCTCGATGGCGAAGCTCTTGAAACTCCCTGCCAGACGCCGTGCCTCCGCGTGGAGCGGCTTGAGCTTCGGGTCCTTCACCCGGTACTCGCCGAGGAACTGACGGACGAGGAGCTGGGAGTCGGAGCGGACGGTGACAGTCCGGGCGCCGAGCTGGCGGGCCTTGCGGAGGCCGGCCAGGAGGGCCTGGTACTCCGCCTGGTTGTTCGTGACGTGACCGATCGCCTCTCCCCACGCCTCGACGGGGGTCCCGTCCGCGCCGGTGGCGACGACGCCGATGGCTCCCGGGCCCGGGTTTCCTTCCACCGAGCCGTCGATGTAGAGGACGAGCGCGGTAAACCTGCTCACGGTGAGGTCGCGACGGGACATCGAGTGAGCGTGACCTCCGGGACGGAGCTCCCGCGTGGGCCGTCTCCCGGAATCAGGTGGGGATCCAATAGAGGTATCGGCCGCAGCTCTCGCAGGTGCGGAGGCTCGACTGCTGCTTCAGCTCCTGGAACGCCTGGGGCGGCAGGCTCACGCGG
The DNA window shown above is from Candidatus Rokuibacteriota bacterium and carries:
- a CDS encoding DMT family transporter gives rise to the protein MVGGILFMGGATVLFVTMNAGVKSLSAHLPTVELIWARNLGHFLFITAIFAPGHGGWRLFETHKPLLQLARSLLLISSTSFFFTALAYVPLADATAVSFTAPIIVAALAGPALGERVSLGHWVAIGAGFGGALIILRPGSEAANPYALLVLGSAACYAGYQLLTRYVAGFDTPETSVAYSALVGTAVFTAIVPFFWKTPERLVHWLILSALGVLGGLGHYCVARAFVRGPASTISPFHYIQLVWAAVAGYLLFGDVPSLWTWGGAAVIVASGLRIALREARRCPA
- a CDS encoding ribonuclease HI family protein, encoding MSRRDLTVSRFTALVLYIDGSVEGNPGPGAIGVVATGADGTPVEAWGEAIGHVTNNQAEYQALLAGLRKARQLGARTVTVRSDSQLLVRQFLGEYRVKDPKLKPLHAEARRLAGSFKSFAIEHVPREANRAADRLANQARLAQT